A window of Tachyglossus aculeatus isolate mTacAcu1 chromosome 21, mTacAcu1.pri, whole genome shotgun sequence genomic DNA:
tccttgactctctcccgtgctgctgctgcccagcatgggtgagttttgacttacggCAGAgggcctacctcagtgcttagtacagtgcctggtacattgtaaacacttaacgaataccattaaagatTTTTTTTGAAACCACAAAGAGTCCAGGACCTACAGTATAGTGCAGCAGGCACCTACATATTATTTCCCTTGGATTtaaaccctttattcatcccaccctcagtgcctcagaacttatgtatataaccataatgtatgcatttatattgtctgtcttcccctctaaatgtgatcaccttgtggtTAAGGAAcgtgtctaataactctattatacggcactctcccaagcacttagtaaggtgttctgcacacattaaaagctcaataaatccccccctctaggctgtaagcttgttgtgggctgggaatgtgtctgctgattgttacaatgttctgtacacagtcagtgctcaataaatatgattgaatgaatgattaaataccaccgattgactgatcgattaataTCCTGAGAGCCAATACACAGGATCAGCATTGGTGCCTCTGCCTGTCTCTCGTGCTCACTCTCACACATACACTGTTGCACTTCGGCCTCGAAGAAGACACCCTCATGGTGAACCCCAACTCCTGAGTGCGTTTCTGACTGAAAAGGCCGCTGCGGACCCTCCGTCCTGGCCTCACTGTGTACACAAAAAGGTTGCCACATTTTGCGCCATTATGCTTAACGTTTGTCCATTTTTCTATCGCCTGCTTGTGCTGCATTCCTTACGAGGGTTTTGCTCGAAAAGAGGCTCACACACGTACCCGCACACATTACACGGAGTAACCCACaccctgattttcaggcccactTCCATACTTCGGCCTCCAGTCCCCACCCAGGGTCAAGGATATcccattgtatcatcatcatcatcatcatcaatcgtatttattgagcgcttactatgtgcagagcactgtactaagcgcttgggaagtacaaattggcaacatatcccatACTAGTTCTCCCAGCCATGCCCACGCTGAGGCTCTCCCTGACCAAGACCAGGCAGTTGTCCCCAAAACAGCAGGGCCGCCCCCATCCACTCCTCCCCGGACTTACCGCTCCCTTGCCAAACATCGAGGAACCACGCAAACCTCTCATTCCTTCCTCCTGAGGCGGCCCCAACATAAGCgaggggggggaaaaaacccaGAACTTTTTTAATAAAAACGAACAATTAGTCAAATACTGAACTTGGTTAAGGCATCCCGCCCCTCGGTCCCCGGCGTCCTTCCCGCAGCTTCGGCGGACGGCCTCGGGGCTATCGTCCCGGAATCGCCGGTATGCCCCAGGAGGGCACGTGGCAGGCGGCTGACTGAGTtcagaggcaggaagggaggtGGGGCTCCGTGCCAACGGTGGTTGCCCCCGCTCTTCGGGAAGCTTGGCTCTAGGGAAAGATGGGCAGAGGCCCTCCCACTCGCCTACCTCTATCTCGGCGAAGATCCCAGGCCGGCGGCCCGGCCGTCCGCCGGGGCCACGGAAGCCGGTCTGGGCGGGGGCGGGCATCACCACCGGAGAAATTCCCTGATGCGGCTCCACAGCTTGGTGACCCACAGGTTGACCCCCAGGTCGGTCAGGTACTGGATCTCGGGGGTCAGCATCTTGCGGCAGAGCTGGCGGTGGCGCCGGCCGATGCGCTTCTTCAGGTTGTAGCCGAGGATGGACTTGGCCCCCAGAGGCTGCCAGGGCTGCATGGACGAGTCCTGGATGGCGGCCGCGTCCACGGCCCGCCCGCCGTCGATGCAGATGCCGCGCATGCGCTCGTTCTCCCGCCGCAGGGCCGCCACCTCCCGGGCCATGCGCTCCCACCCGAAGGCCTCCACTTTGCGCCAGAAAGTGGCGTTGAAGTGGTCGTAGAGGCGGGCGTCCAGGGCGTTCCAGGCGGCGGCCCGGCGGTACAGGTCCCCGGACAGGCGGGGCACGTCCGAGGCCCGGCGGGCGTTCAGCTTGAAGTACAGCacgtcctccagctcccagcagAGCAGGTCCCGCAGGAGCACCAGGGACTCGTCGAAGTACTCCTGCAGCATGACCAGGCCGAAGCGGCGCTCCACCTCGAGGATGTGCTCGGTCACCCGGGGGCTGTCCGGCTCCAGCTCGTTGTCGTAGCCCAGGTCGAAGAAGAGCAGGTTGTGGAGGTAGTGGGCGTTGAAGCCGTCGGGGTCGTAGGCGCGGCGGGGGTCCTGCAGGAAGTTGGCCAGCTTGTCCTCCCCAGCCAGCTTCCAAGTCTGGGGCACCGCCGGCCCGAAGTAATGGAAGGACGACTCGAACAGGTGGGCCGGGTCCCGCAGCACCGTGACGAAGGCGGCGTCCGGGGCCACCAGCCCCCGCACCTCGTCGTAGCAGAAGCGCATGTGGTTACAGATGATGTTGAAGCAGGCCCCGGGACGGTAATCCCGCACCTGGGCCCGCTCGAAGAAAGAAGGGTAGTCGAAGTCGTTGCGCCCGTTGGGGAAGGCGAACCTGAGGCCGTGCTTCTGGCCGAAGCGGAAGAGGATGTTCAGGAGGGTGCTGCTGGCCGTCTTGTGCGTCTTCATGAACACGACGTCCAGCTTCGGCCGGCAGGAGCGGCCGGTGGCGTTGGCCGGCGGCCGGGCCGGCGACGAAGGGCAAGAGGGGGACGCGGAGACGCTCCTgccggggagggaagaaagagggagcgcatctagctttaattctatttattctgatgacttgacacctgtccacgtgttttgttttgttgtctgtctccacttctagactgtgagcccgttgttgggtagggaccgtctctatatgttgccgacttgtacttcccaagcgcttagtacagtgctctgcacacagtaggcgcgcgataaatacgattgaatgaatggatgaataagggCTGCCCGGGAGGCAGGCTCCCCACCCGAGCCCGGGGAATCCCGGGGAACCGAAGCGGCCGGGGCAGAGCCGGGCCGGTGGTTGGGGAAggatcccctcctctcccaaggGGGCACGGCCAGGGACGCATGGGAGGCAGCAGGAGCCTCCGTGGGGCAGTGGCTAATCATAACggtaatgactgtggtatctgttaagcgcttactaggtgccgggcattgttctaagcgctgggggagatacaagctagtcggtccccgtcccacctagggctcacggacttaatccccattttacaggtgagggaactgagacccagaggagggaagtgacttgccccagatcacacggcagacaagaggcggggccgggaatagaacccaggtccttccaactcccaggcctgggctctatccactgagccatgctgtttctctactatcCACTGTGCCAGTGGCCAGGGGAACTTCAATAAGGCAGAAGGGTGGGCAGGCATGGAGGATGGGTGAACATGCCCGGGGGCAcatacctctccctgccccccaacctcctccccgcTGATGCCACTGCAGAATCTAATCCCGGtactgccgcatgtctgctgtgtgaccttgggcaagtcacttcactcctctgggcctcagttacctcacctggaaaatgggagttaagactgcgagccctatatgggacaggggctgtgtccaacccgatggtcttgtatctaccccagcacttagtacagcgcctggcacatagtaagggtttaacaaataccaatattattattattattattaatgaactatTAGAATCAGGAAGGGCTGGCATGGCTCTGGACGAAGTGAGCCATATAACTAGAATATAACATCAAGGAATCTGGGAACTCCCAGTGAGCAGGTCTCTGGCCAGAGGTACCAAATAAGGGGATTCTAGAGAGCCGATGGATTCTTGgttgctgggaagggagaaggactgACAGCGTTAAGactaggcagataataataagaagaacaataataatcatggtatttgtaagtgctttctatgtgccaggcaccgtacagcgtggctcagtggaaagagcccaggctttagagtcagaggtcatgggttcaatttccggctccgccgactgtcagctctgtgacttcgtgcaagtaacttaacttctctgggcctcaggtacctcatcggtaaaatggggattcattcattcattcaatcgtatttattgagcgcttactgtgtgcagagcactgtactaagcgcttgggaagtacaagttggcaacatatagagacggtccctaccctaggctcacagtctagaagggggattaaaactgtgagcccccgtgggacaacctgatcaccttgtaacctctccagtgcttagaacagggaccgtctctacatgttgccaacttgtacttcccaagcgcttagtacagtgctctgcacacagtaagcgctcaataaatacgattgaatgaatgaattaatgaacagtgcttagcacctagtaaacacttaacaaataccattattattatttctaagcgctggagtggatacaggctaatcaggttggatacagtccctgtcccattcattcattcattcaatcgtatttattgagcgctttctgtgggcagagcactgtactaagcacttggggagtacaagctggcaacatatagagacggtccctacccaacaatgggctcacggtctcaatctccattttacagatgagacaactgaggcacagagaagtgaagtgacttgctcacttgcacagcagacaggtggaggagccgggattggaacccatgatggCTTCACCCCGAACGGCCCCATCCAAGCCTGCTCCAGAGCCCTCATTTCACCCCCACTCTTCCAAATCTCCCAGCCAAAgcgtccccatctccccccaccccttctctggGGCCAGACGGACTCACTCGGCCACGCCGACGTTCAGGGGTGGGGCAGCGTAGGagtagagcagcagcatgaagctggTCAGCAGGACCCCGAGGACCAGGCCCTTCCCCATGGAGTGCCAGTGCTTCCTCTGGGGCAGCATCTCAGTCACCTGACGGGAGACaagcaaggaggcaaaagagaaaacggtCCGGGTGCCGCAAACATCACATACAACGATGCCCCGAAACAGGACGGCCTTCTCGTGGGCACGATGAGGTTGGGACCGTGGGTCCCCCGTTGGCCCTCTGAACCACACATGCGCTCTCAGGTGAAtggaaccatcaatcaatcaatcaatcgtatttatcttttagactgtgagcccactattgggtagggactgtctctatacgttgccaaattgtacttccagagcgcttagtccagtgctctgcacacagtatgcgctcaataaatacgattgatgatgatttatggagcgcttactgtgcgcagagcactggactaagcgcttgggaggtacaagttggcaacatgtagaggcagtccctacccaacagtgggctcacagtctagaagggggagacagagaacaaaaccaaacgtattgacaaaataaaataaatagaatagatatgtacaagtaaaataaataaataaatcgagtaataaatatgtacaaacatatatacatatatacaggtgctgtggggcagggaaggaggtaagacagctcCATAGGGCTTCGATTCCAACACTACTAACATCATctgttgttggattgtactttacttgtacatatctattctatttattttattttgttagtatgtttggtgttgttctctgtctcccccttctagactgtgagcccactgttgggtagggaccgtctctatatgttgccaacttgtacttcccaagcacttagtacagtgctctgcacacagtaagcgctcaataaatacgattgattgattgattgattgatcatcttctGACCGGACAGACCCCTCCCCGCGCCAGAGGgtacatggcctactggaaagagccaagCTTGGGggatggaggacctgggttctaatcctgactccgccacttgccctctgtgtgaccttgggcaagtcacttctcttagagaaggagcatggctcagtggaaagagcaggggcttgggagtcagaggtcatgggttcaaatcccggctctgccaattgtcagctgtgtgactttgggcaagtcacttcacttctctgggcctcaattacctcatctggaaaagggggatgaagactgggagccccacgtgggacaccctaatcaccttgtatctttcccacgctcagaacagtgcttagcacatagtaagtgcttaacaaatgtcatcattcttcttcttcttctctgtgtctcattttcctcacctctaaaatggggataaatacctgttctccttcttacgcacacagtgagccccacacggaacagggactgtgttcaacctgataatcttgaatctacccagctctcagtatggtgtttggcacatattaatccctctatgaatgttattattagtagtaaaaataataataatatgctctTACTCTAGAAAGccgaggcggggggaatggaggagagggaggtggggaagaagaagcGCTTGCAGTCTTGGCCGTGAAAGTGCTCCCTGGAGCTGGAGGATGGATTACTTGAAAGgtggccattatcatcatcaatcgtatttattgagtgcttactgtgtgcagagcactgtactaagcgcttgggaagcacaaattggcaacatatagagtcagtccctacccaacagtgggctcacagtctaaaagggggagacagagaacaaaaccaaacatactaacaaaataaaataaatagactagatatgtacaagtaaaataaataaataaataaagagtaataaatatgt
This region includes:
- the GAL3ST1 gene encoding galactosylceramide sulfotransferase, producing the protein MLPQRKHWHSMGKGLVLGVLLTSFMLLLYSYAAPPLNVGVAESVSASPSCPSSPARPPANATGRSCRPKLDVVFMKTHKTASSTLLNILFRFGQKHGLRFAFPNGRNDFDYPSFFERAQVRDYRPGACFNIICNHMRFCYDEVRGLVAPDAAFVTVLRDPAHLFESSFHYFGPAVPQTWKLAGEDKLANFLQDPRRAYDPDGFNAHYLHNLLFFDLGYDNELEPDSPRVTEHILEVERRFGLVMLQEYFDESLVLLRDLLCWELEDVLYFKLNARRASDVPRLSGDLYRRAAAWNALDARLYDHFNATFWRKVEAFGWERMAREVAALRRENERMRGICIDGGRAVDAAAIQDSSMQPWQPLGAKSILGYNLKKRIGRRHRQLCRKMLTPEIQYLTDLGVNLWVTKLWSRIREFLRW